One genomic region from Eleutherodactylus coqui strain aEleCoq1 unplaced genomic scaffold, aEleCoq1.hap1 HAP1_SCAFFOLD_542, whole genome shotgun sequence encodes:
- the LOC136601571 gene encoding uncharacterized protein encodes MERSDQAKKTEKAQLNPSPSAGPTPSPAAPEAPQQEVGRKPRSGPPSLEPWMRQTVVLKLKEVDGRLPDMSQEVFGKKMVLEQGFSQGEILSIHALVAGIFYITFASTTICRRYWEKMKAASPDSPFRKFLGSCREEEREKREERRVTVSMRNPHIPGGDISTFLKRFCTVLKEPTRILDGNGFWTSKWSVIVRLHKDSGPGTSVKHLPQIITLGNSSGLIYYPDMPQTCRKCGRGGHQMKDCSESACRVCRVAGHETKDCPRKIACNLCGQATHMYRACPERVHSYASVVTRGPAKVKQKPAPTTKEKKGKSTPRPPGSSQAPSNQKDTAPLAANPTEGSGTTASVPPPEALPRTPSKPSTLPTDTTPLASVVLSPVPRATQPPNSPGAVLGSTPSTTPALSEEDFPPLPSAGTQQRKRKDRDSPCTDSTKKKVVTTAEAPLEDEVEEMEQSAEDLVSGPEYEEATDTSLHIRPVEVGAPEPLDAADCKKEPPPDRSGNKGV; translated from the coding sequence ATGGAGCGATCGGATCAAGCCAAGAAGACGGAGAAAGCCCAGCTGAACCCTTCCCCCTCTGCCGGCCCGACCCCCAGCCCGGCAGCTCCAGAAGCCCCTCAGCAAGAGGTAGGCAGGAAGCCCAGAAGCGGTCCTCCCTCGCTGGAGCCGTGGATGAGGCAGACTGTAGTCCTCAAGTTGAAGGAGGTGGATGGCAGACTGCCGGACATGAGTCAGGAGGTGTTTGGGAAGAAGATGGTTCTGGAGCAGGGTTTCTCCCAAGGTGAGATCCTTAGCATACATGCCCTCGTTGCTGGAATCTTTTACATTACCTTTGCGTCAACCACAATCTGCAGACGCTATTGGGAGAAGATGAAAGCAGCGAGCCCAGACTCGCCCTTCAGAAAATTTCTGGGCAGCTGTagagaggaagagagggagaagagagaggaaagaAGGGTGACTGTCTCCATGCGGAACCCACACATCCCGGGAGGAGACATTTCTACTTTCCTAAAGCGTTTCTGCACAGTATTGAAGGAACCAACCCGGATTCTGGATGGGAACGGCTTCTGGACCAGCAAGTGGTCAGTCATTGTCCGCCTGCACAAGGACTCAGGGCCCGGAACCAGCGTCAAGCACCTACCACAAATCATCACCCTGGGCAACTCATCAGGCCTCATTTACTACCCCGACATGCCGCAGACCTGCCGAAAATGCGGCAGAGGGGGCCACCAGATGAAGGACTGCTCTGAGTCAGCCTGCAGGGTATGCCGAGTGGCAGGGCACGAAACCAAGGACTGCCCCCGGAAGATCGCCTGCAACCTCTGTGGCCAGGCGACCCACATGTACAGGGCATGTCCTGAGAGAGTGCACAGCTATGCCTCTGTTGTAACCAGAGGCCCGGCGAAGGTGAAGCAAAAGCCAGCGCCGACGACTAAAGAGAAGAAGGGTAAGAGTACGCCCCGTCCCCCCGGCTCGTCTCAAGCCCCTAGCAACCAAAAAGACACGGCACCCCTGGCCGCCAACCCTACTGAGGGCTCTGGGACCACCGCCAGTGTCCCCCCACCTGAGGCTTTACCCCGCACCCCTAGCAAACCCAGCACCCTCCCCACGGACACCACACCCCTTGCCTCAGTGGTCCTCTCACCGGTTCCACGAGCTACCCAACCCCCCAACTCACCTGGAGCTGTGCTTGGGTCCACACCAAGCACAACTCCAGCCCTCTCCGAGGAGGATTTTCCCCCCCTGCCCTCTGCAGGTACCCAGCAGAGGAAGAGGAAAGACCGAGATAGCCCCTGCACCGACTCCACCAAGAAGAAGGTGGTCACAACAGCGGAGGCGCCCCTAGAAGATGAGGTGGAGGAGATGGAACAATCTGCGGAAGACCTGGTATCGGGCCCAGAATACGAGGAAG